The window AGCGCCATGAGAATGAGCAACACGACGATCGTCAGGCCGACGACGGACTGGCGAGATCGCATCAGCCGCATCAGGACGAGTTGGCCTGGCGAGCGCGAGACGCGCAGATGTGATGTTGTCTGGGCAGTCGATCGCCCGACTGACTCTCCGGACTCAGTCACGATAGGTGTCTCTCCCCTCCCCGTTGTCATACCTTAACCGTGCCGAACGCGCGGGTCGAGCACGCCATAGAGCATGTCGACGATGAGATTGACAACGACGTAGATGACTGCGACGAGGAGGACGATCCCCTGGATGAGAGGAAAGTCGCGCGTCGCCAACGCCTGCACCGCGAGCATGCCGATGCCGGGATAGGCGAAGACCGCCTCGATGATGAACGCACCGCTCAGCAGGCCACCGATCTGCAATCCGAGGATGGTGACGATCGGCACAAGTGCGTTGCGGAAGGCGTGCCGCATGACGACGAGCCATTCGCGTAGTCCTTTTGCCCGGGCGGTGCGCACGTAGTCCTGGTTGAGGACGTCAAGCATGGCGGAGCGAGTCATGCGGGCCAGGATGGCGGACGCAAGAACGCCGAGTGTGATGGTAGGTAAAACCAGGTGTTTCCAGGTATCTGCGCCAGCGACCGGGAACCAACCCAGCTTCACCGAGAAGAGCATCATGATCATCAAGCCCAGCCAGAAGCCGGGGATTGAGACACCGATGATGGCGACGAGCATGCTGAAAAAGTCGAGCCAGGTGTTCTTGAAGGTCGCGGCTGTCACCCCGGCGACGACGCCGATAAGCGTCGAGAGTGCGAGGCTGGTGATCGTTAACTTGATCGTGTTCGGCAATCGGTTTCGAATCTCTTCAGAGACCGGGCGCTTGGTGCGATACGACTTGCCGAGGTCGCCACGCAACGCATTACCGACGAAGGAGGTGTACTGGAGGTAGATCGGCTTATCGAGGCCCATATCCTTGCGGATTTGTTCGCGTTGTTCTGGGGACGGCGGGGCCAGGTTGGTGAACATCATGTCGATCGGGTCGCCGGGTACGAGGCGAACCATGGCGAACACGAGTACGCTGACGCCGAGCAGAACCGGAATTGTTCCCAGTAGTCGGACGAGAAGAAACTTGACCATGTGGCCTTCCATGCAGGCGTTGCCCGACCTGCAACCCGGTCGGGCAACGTCATGAGTCTGCTAGAGCTCCTGGTAGGCGTCCATGTAGGTGACGTAGCCCTGTGGGCCGAACTTGACCCCCTTCAGCTCATTGCTACGGACACCCCAGGTTGACACCGCGCTCCACAGCGGAACGGCGGCGCAATCGGCCAGCGCGATCTTCATCGCGTCCAGATAGGCGGCGGCACGCGCGTCCATGTCGGACGTGCTGCGGCCGGCGACGACAGCGTCCTTGTACTCGGGGCTGTACTGCTGGTACAGGCCGAACTGGCCGTCGCCATCGGTCATCATGAAGAGCAGATCGGACTCCGACCAGCCCCAACCCATGAGGTCCATCTGGGAAACGTTCTCTGCGAGGCGGGCAAGGACGGTAGCGACTTCCATGGTCTCGAGCTTGGCATCGATGCCGACCTCGGCGAGCTGCCCCTGAATGACCTGGGCAATGCGCTCCTGGGTCGTGGCGTTCCAGGTCCAGAAGACGACTTCGAGCTTCTTGCCGTCCTTTTCGCGGAAGTCGCCATTCTTGACCCAGCCGGCCTCATCCAGCAAGGCGTTGGCCTTGTCACTGTCGTAGTGGTAGCCGAACTCCTCGATGTCCGGGGTGAAGCCCCAGTTACCGGTCGGCATCAGGCCGAAGTTGCGGACGGCAGTGCCCTGCAGAATTCGGTCGATGATGGTGTCGGCGTCAACGGCGTGGGCAACAGCCTGGCGTACCTTCTGGTCATCGAAAGGTGCCATGAACTCGAGCTCTCCGCTGTTGTCCACGATCGAGAACTCGATGAATGCGATCGACGTCGACTGCTCCGGGCGCATCAGGGAGTAATCGTCCTGGCCCTCGAATCGCTGCATCTGTTGAGCAGGCATGGCGAAGAAGTTGATCTCGCCGGTCTCGAACGAGGCGACCTGCGTCTGTTCTTCGGGGATGTTGCGGAAGACCATCTCTTCGAGGTACGGCGCGCCCTTGTTGTCGTTGTAGGAGCGGACGTTGACGTAATCCTCGTTGCGGGTGAGTGTGATAGTCTCACCCTGAACCCACTCCTTGAAGATGAATGGACCACTGCCTACCGGATTGATGCCGAAATCGTCGCCATACTTCTCGACGGCGGCCGGCGAGATAATGCCGAAATAGGCGCTTGAGATGTTGCCGAGGAGCGGCGAGAAGACGCCTTTGAGGTGCAGCGTGGCGTACTCGTCGATGACCTCGGTTGACTCCATGTCGGCGACCCAACTGGCGCTCGGCGCGGCAGTCTCAGGATCGATCACGCGGTCGAACGAGAACTTGACGGCTTCGGCGTTGACCGGCGTGCCGTCGTGGAAGTTGATTCCCTCGCGGATCTTGAACGTGTAGCTCAGGCCATCATCGGCAACCTCGAAGCTCTCGGCAATGACTGGCTCGAACTCGAGATCCATGTTGCGGCCGATGAGTGGATCGTAGATCTGCGAGAAGACCTGCTACGAGATTGATGCGGTGGTGTGCTGCGGGTCGAGCGTGTCGGAGTCGCCGGAGCGGCCCCAGACGAGCCGTCCGCCGACCTTCGAGCGGTCGATGTCTCCGCCGGAGCTCTCGTCGGTCGATTCGGTGGCTTCGCTCTCGCCGGTTGCCTCAGTGGCTTCGCTCTCGCCACCGGTGGATTCCGTGGCTTCGGTTTCCGGCGTCGAGCCGGAGTCGGTGGATGCGGAGGTGGACGTTGGGCTGGTGCTGTCGTCGTCATCGCCGCCGCAGGCTGCGATCAACGGAGCAGCGAACGCCGCGCCGATACCGGCGACGCCGAAACGCAGGATCGTTCGGCGCTTGATTGGCGACTGTAGTTCGCTGAGTGCCTCAAGTGGATTACGCATGATTTGAAGTCTCTCCTTCACATTCCATCCCGGCTTTTCGAACAGGGCTCCCTCATTTGGGCCTCTGAACAGCGTCTGGTTGTGACCTTCCTTTCGTGCACGTTTCGGCAATCGTGATTGGGTGCTCCAAGCATTTTGCCTCGCTCAATGCGATGACTAGGAACGCCTGGGCCTGGCGGTGTCTGCATGGGGAAACAGAGCGAACTGCATTTCGACGCGCACCGGCCCGTCGGGCTCATTCAGCTGCACAAAGTCGCGCTCGATGTCGCCGAGCCGCTTGCGGATTGCAGCTACGCGGTCGGGTGTTGTCCAGATCGTTCGCTGCGTAATCCGCAGCAACTCCGGGTGGCGCTCGACGGTGCCGCTCGCCGCCGCCGTGCGCAGATCGCGCGCGGTGCCTTCGACGGTCGATGCGAGGAAATCAGCGCCCCCTATGGGATCGCCATCGACATAGAGTAGTGACGAGAGGAGGCGGAAGTAGCGCGCAGTAGCGCGGTAGTACTTGTTCTGAATGCCGGAGATGACGACGGCGTCGACAAGCTGAACCATGCCGACGCTCTCAAGTTCGGAGACGTGGTAATAGAGCGTGTTCGACTTGATGCCAAGTCGGTCGCCAATCTCTTTAACCGTGTGTGCCTCGTGAATCAGGCAATCGATGATCTGCAGGCGCAGCGGATTCGCGACGACACGCAGCTTATCGATCGTGTCGATCAGGTACTCGTCACTCTGTTCAAATGGCACCCGCTCGACGCTCACCGGCGCAGACCTGCACATCTCATTTGGAATGGTCAAATCCGTTTGAAACAGTATATGTGCAGTATGCTGATATGTCAAAGTCCGAATATCACGGGATCGCGTAAAAGCGTTGCCGAATCGGCAGAGTGTGATGGGTTGGTGTTGTTTCGAGAGGGAGCGGGAGAGGCTCGTTTGCGCCGGGCCTGGTCGGGCGAGTGGGAAACCTCTCACTGCGGTTCGAGAAGACAGGAGGAGAGGATGGCTGTCGGATTGGATGGTCCGATGTTGACAGCGCATTGGTTTGCTGGGTGGGTAGACGAGCGAGCCGCCTCCAATTCCTTCGCAGGGACAAGGGAAATGACCCGGCTTGTCCATCGCCCTGAGGCGATCAGTCCCGCTCGGAAATTAGCATGCTGGGCGCAGGGTTCTACATTGGCTCGTCGCGCCCAAAGTGCAGGGGCGTATCGCATACGCCCGGCCAGGACCACGACCAGTCAACAGGTGCTCCCGGACACTGTGGCTACCGATCGGAACGAGTTGAGGGCCAAACGGGCGTATGCGATACGCCCCTGCACTTTCACGGATGCAACGCGCGGTGGGCGTTACGCTGGGGCCGTAATCATCGGCGCGGGGGTGTCGCCTCACGGTGACAGCGCCAGCGCTGCCCCTACGGCACGATCAAAAACAGCTCCCTGCATATTGGCCGATCGGGCAGGCGGACGCTGGCGGCCCGTTAGACGACCGAGCGGAGTTGGCCGGTTGTGACGTCATAGACAAAGCCGTGGATGCGGATGTCTGGACGAATCATGGGGGAGTTACGGATTGTCTCGACATCCGCACGCACCGTCTCGTCCGGGTCGGTGATCGGCAGGAAGTCGACGTGCGACACGTCAGCACCGAGGTCGGACAAAAGCTCGTCGCGCATCTGGTCGTTCGTGATCTTGGTCATGCCGCAGTCAGTGTGGTGGATGACGAGGAAGTAGCGGGTGCCGAGCAAGCGATAAGAGAGCACCAGCGAGCGAATGGCATCATCGCTCGCCCGGCCACCGGCGTTGCGAATGACATGCGCATCGCCTTCCTGCAGACCGAGAATGCGGTCAGGATCGATGCGGGAATCCATGCAGGTGAGGATGGCGAGCTGCAGTCGAGGGGTGCGTGGGAGTCGGCCCTGGCGAAAGTCCTCGCTGTATTGTTCGTTGGCGTAGAGCAGGTGCTCCATCAGCGTCATTGATCGTGCCTTTCTATGCGTTCGTTCCTGTCGTTCCGACGTGACTCTGAACCGCATGTGATCCTTACATCAGTCGGTTCAATGGGGCGAGGCGGAGGGCGGCACAAAGAAACGGCGGTGCAATGGTGCACCGCCGTGGTTGTCGTTGTGATGACTAGACCGACGCCATACGTTGCTGGACGAACTCCAGTGGTGCCTGGCGGCGAACTGGTCGATACTCGCCGATGTCAGAGAGGTGCTGCGCGAGCAGCTCCAGACTCTCCATATTGTGGACCGGCAGGAAGTCGTCGATGAACGGCAGAGCCGCCTGCATCCCACGGGTGAGCGGCTGGTAGCGTGGCGACCCGAGCAGCGGGTTGAGCCACACCAGCCGGTAGCAGGAGCGCTGCAACCGCATCATCTCGTTGCCGAGGAGCGCGGGATCGCCGCGGTCCCAACCGTCGGAGATGATGAGGACAACTGCGCCGTTTCGCAGAACGCGCCGCGCCCACTCCTGATTGAACGACTGGATTGACTCGCCGATCCGCGTACCGCCGGCCCAGTCCTGGACCTCCTTGGAGACGCGGGTGATGGCTTCGTCGATCGGTCGCTTCTTGAGGACCCGGGTGATGCGCGTCAGGCGCGTGCCGAAGACGAATGCTTCGACGCGGGCCATGTCGTTCTCAATCGTGTGGATGAACTGCAAGAGCAGCCGCGAGTAGCGGTCCATCGATCCGGAGATGTCGCAGATGACGACGAGCGAACGCGGCTTCATCTTGACCTTGCGCTCGGAGATGCGCAGTGGCACACCGGCGGTCTGCAGCGATCGGCGCATGGTTCGGCGTGCGTCGATGTAGCGACCCTTGGGGGTGGCGACCTTGCGGCGCGACTTGCGCATGCCGATCTCCCACTTGAGGCGCTTCATCAGGATGCGAGCCTGCTCCAACTCCTCCTGGGTGAATTCGGAGAAATCCTTGGTGCGCAGCGCCTCCGAGCCGCTGTAGGTCAGGACGGACTCGAGGTCGCTGTCATCCGCGTCGGCGAGATCGCCGGCATCGGAATCGTCGTCGACCGCGAGGCCTTCCATGCCTTCGCCGAACTCGGACTGGCCGTCGCCGTCCTCAGTTTCAGCGTCATCAAGACCTTCGAT is drawn from Thermomicrobiales bacterium and contains these coding sequences:
- a CDS encoding ABC transporter substrate-binding protein, encoding MDLEFEPVIAESFEVADDGLSYTFKIREGINFHDGTPVNAEAVKFSFDRVIDPETAAPSASWVADMESTEVIDEYATLHLKGVFSPLLGNISSAYFGIISPAAVEKYGDDFGINPVGSGPFIFKEWVQGETITLTRNEDYVNVRSYNDNKGAPYLEEMVFRNIPEEQTQVASFETGEINFFAMPAQQMQRFEGQDDYSLMRPEQSTSIAFIEFSIVDNSGELEFMAPFDDQKVRQAVAHAVDADTIIDRILQGTAVRNFGLMPTGNWGFTPDIEEFGYHYDSDKANALLDEAGWVKNGDFREKDGKKLEVVFWTWNATTQERIAQVIQGQLAEVGIDAKLETMEVATVLARLAENVSQMDLMGWGWSESDLLFMMTDGDGQFGLYQQYSPEYKDAVVAGRSTSDMDARAAAYLDAMKIALADCAAVPLWSAVSTWGVRSNELKGVKFGPQGYVTYMDAYQEL
- a CDS encoding VWA domain-containing protein translates to MTSAAPARDGSVQEPGQLLLRRSLRFGRLLRANGIKVTPSQVMDFVNATNYVGINNRRLFKDAAEACLVTKGEDRETFSILFDAYWRSKRAANDQDQQIFKPSDDSSMEPIEGLDDAETEDGDGQSEFGEGMEGLAVDDDSDAGDLADADDSDLESVLTYSGSEALRTKDFSEFTQEELEQARILMKRLKWEIGMRKSRRKVATPKGRYIDARRTMRRSLQTAGVPLRISERKVKMKPRSLVVICDISGSMDRYSRLLLQFIHTIENDMARVEAFVFGTRLTRITRVLKKRPIDEAITRVSKEVQDWAGGTRIGESIQSFNQEWARRVLRNGAVVLIISDGWDRGDPALLGNEMMRLQRSCYRLVWLNPLLGSPRYQPLTRGMQAALPFIDDFLPVHNMESLELLAQHLSDIGEYRPVRRQAPLEFVQQRMASV
- a CDS encoding helix-turn-helix domain-containing protein; the protein is MSVERVPFEQSDEYLIDTIDKLRVVANPLRLQIIDCLIHEAHTVKEIGDRLGIKSNTLYYHVSELESVGMVQLVDAVVISGIQNKYYRATARYFRLLSSLLYVDGDPIGGADFLASTVEGTARDLRTAAASGTVERHPELLRITQRTIWTTPDRVAAIRKRLGDIERDFVQLNEPDGPVRVEMQFALFPHADTARPRRS
- a CDS encoding ABC transporter permease, which translates into the protein MVKFLLVRLLGTIPVLLGVSVLVFAMVRLVPGDPIDMMFTNLAPPSPEQREQIRKDMGLDKPIYLQYTSFVGNALRGDLGKSYRTKRPVSEEIRNRLPNTIKLTITSLALSTLIGVVAGVTAATFKNTWLDFFSMLVAIIGVSIPGFWLGLMIMMLFSVKLGWFPVAGADTWKHLVLPTITLGVLASAILARMTRSAMLDVLNQDYVRTARAKGLREWLVVMRHAFRNALVPIVTILGLQIGGLLSGAFIIEAVFAYPGIGMLAVQALATRDFPLIQGIVLLVAVIYVVVNLIVDMLYGVLDPRVRHG
- a CDS encoding carbonic anhydrase, producing the protein MTLMEHLLYANEQYSEDFRQGRLPRTPRLQLAILTCMDSRIDPDRILGLQEGDAHVIRNAGGRASDDAIRSLVLSYRLLGTRYFLVIHHTDCGMTKITNDQMRDELLSDLGADVSHVDFLPITDPDETVRADVETIRNSPMIRPDIRIHGFVYDVTTGQLRSVV